The sequence below is a genomic window from Polaribacter vadi.
TAAGTTAATAAAAATATTTGTATTCTTATTTTGATTGTTTTGTAGTTAAATGAAACTCTTCATACGTCTGCAATAAATTTATTAATGCAGAGATTAGATCTTTTGTTTCAAGTAAAATACTAAAATATAACGTTGTGTTTTTAGGGCTAGTTTCGTCAGTTCTAATTCTTGCAACTTGCTTTTCTATAGATTCAGAAACGTTTTTAAGAAGCTCATTTTTTTGAATAAGAAGATCATTTAAATCATCTAAATCTCTGTTTTCAAATATTTTAGCCTCTTTTGTTAGTAGTTCTGATAACTCAATATCAATAGTTTTTAAATCTTTTATTTGCCCTTTTTTAAGATTCTTATGATTGTTGTTTACGTGCTTGTAACTTGCTCTAGAAATATAACTAATAGATTGTGCAACATCTTGTAAATAACCTAAAACCATAATGTAAAATCTACTTCCTTGAACAGAGGTTTCATCTAAAGATTTAATAAAATAGAAAACTCCATCTTTTAAACCATCTATTTCATCATTTAATTTACCAACATGTTTATCTGTTTTACGTAGTTTATTTAAATCGTGATTCGCTAAATCATTTACCACATGTGTATATAATTTATTTACACGATTAATAACTCCAGAAATATGATCTGCACTTTCTTCAATAACACCATTAATTGTTATTAATTCAGCCCTTTCTATATATTCTTGTTTTTTAACTTCTTGAGTTTTTTTGGTAAGATTAACAGAATTTCTAGCAATTAAGCTAAAAACAATTAATAAAAGAATTCCAACCATTACAATACCTCCTAAATTTATTAGGTATGCAACAATAGCTGCAGCTACAAATGCTACAAGAGCAGTCATAAACCAACCACCAATTACGTTTAAAACACCAGCTACTCTATAAACAGCACTTTCTCTTCCCCAAGCTCTATCTGCTAAAGAAGTACCCATTGCTACCATAAAAGTTACATATGTAGTAGATAAAGGCAATTTTAAAGAAGTACCTACAGAAATTAAAATTCCTGCAACAATTAAGTTGATAGATGCTCTAATTAAATCGAAAGCAGGCATTTCGTAAGTTTTGTCTCTAGACAATTCTATAACTGGTTTCTGAAATTTAGAATCTACAAAGGCTAATGTTTTTTTAGGAACTATGGCACTTATCCCTACATTAATACCCATAGCAGCTCTCACCACTAATCTAGATAATGTGTTAGGTTGAAATCTTTCATGTCCTTCACCTTGTCTAGATAAATTAATACCAGTTTCAATAACAGTTTTCGCTTTTTTAGAAGTCCAAATTGTAACCACCATAACTGCACCAGCAATTAATAAATAAATAAAATTAGCAGATACTTTTTTATCTAAAACAGCCATAGAAAATTCTGTAGCAGCTTGCCCAGATTTTTGCCAAGCAGCATAAGAATCCCAAGCAGCAATTGGTACACCAATAAAGTTTACCAAATCGTTACCAGCAAAAGCTAAAGCCAAAGAAAAAGTACCAATTCCTATAATTAATTTTAAAATATTTATTTTGAAAATAGAAATTAATAATTGCGAAATTAAAGACCAAAAAACAAAGCCTCCAGCAAGAATCAACCAGATATTTCCATTTATATAAATATCTATATTATCTTTAAAAGGAGTACCTTTTAAACCTTTTATAACAATAAAATAGGTAATTGCTGTAATGGCAAAACCTCCAAAAATTGCATTTATATAACTTGGTCTGTTTTCAATATGAAAAGAATAAATTAATCTAGAAATAAATTGAACAATAGCACCAATAGAAAAGGCGACGACTACAGAGAGTAGGATACCAAATATAATAAAAGTAGCTGTTTCTGTATTAATGTACTTACCTAGATTTACAAAAGTTTCTCCATTATCTGTAGTGTAAATTTTTATTAAAGCCATTGCAACAGCAGCTCCTAACAATTCAAAAACAATAGATACTGTTGTAGAAGTTGGCATTCCTAAAGAATTGAAAACATCTAATAGTAATATGTCTGTAATCATTACAGCCATAAAAATGTACATGATCTCATTAAAGTAGAATTCACCAGGAACAAAAATTCCTTTACGTGCAACTTCCATCATTCCACTAGAAGTAACAGAACCTACAAAAACACCAATACTAGCAATAATTAATATTTTTTTTACTGGTATTGCTTTAGAGCCAATTGCAGAATTTAAGAAGTTTACAGCATCATTACTTACGCCTACAACTAAGTCTATAATTGCTAAAACAGTTAATGCAATTAGCATTAAAATATATGGATCTCCCATTTGTTTATTTAAAATTTAGTTTTGCAAATTTACAAAGACCAAAAATTGTCAATGTTACGTTTACGTTATATTAATTATGTTAAAAATGTATATCTAATTGTAGTCTATACATTAAATTATTTTCTTTAAAACCAATATCTGTATAGCTTACATCTGTTTGAACTTTTAATTTATGACCAACAATGTATTTAGAGAAACCCAATGTATATTGATTTTCTGCTCCTTTTCCTGTAATATTTTTATCCAAAGATATATTTGTGTAACGTGCAGAAACCTCTAACGTTTTAGAAAGCAAATAACCAGATTGTAAATTTAAGCCATTTCCTACTTGCACAACATCACCAGTTAAACTACCATCAGAATTTTTTGCAAAAGCATCCTCTGCATTTCTATTTGCATATTCTGCCATGAAAGAAAAACCTGTATATTTATACATGGCATCAATAAAAAGAGTAGAAATATCTGTTGAATAAAGACCTGTGTCAGTATTCATATAAGAACCTTGGTTGCTTCTTGTTCTAACAGCATCCATATTTAGGTCATAACCAAAAGCAACAGAAAGTTTTGAATTCTTTTCAAACAACAAATCGCTTCCTTTATAATCTCCTTTAGTTGAGAAATTACCAAATGGAAAAAGTTCAACTCTTCCTGTAAATTGATAACCTCCTTCGTTACCAGTAGTAACATTTCTTCCTTCTCCTTGAGAAATTGAAAAAATTTCTTTCATCAAAAATTTATTAGAAAGTTTTGTTTTGTGTCTTAATTGAACACCAATATCTCTATCAATATTAAATCGACTGTTTAGCAAAGAGCGATCTACCATTTGTAAATCTCCTGAAGAAATAATACGTTCTCTGTTTCCAGGCAATTTCGTTTGCCCAAACCATAAAATAAAATTTCCAGAAAAATTCCATTTTATAACAGCATCCATAATATATCTTGGAGAACCACTTGTATATTGTGAAGCACCAGATTGATCTCTGTTAGATAAACCTATTTCTAGTTTGTAGACTAATTTTGGTGAGAATGCATAACCATCGAACTTTAAACGAGATCGTCTTATAAGCATAGAAGATTCTGAATTGGATAACCCATTAGTTGCATCCCAATTATTTATTAGAAGCGTTTGAAAACGAAGCCCAATTTTCATGGTCCAAGATGCATCTTCACCTTCTAAATAAAAGAGCCCTTTACCAAATTTACCGGCTTTATATTCTTGTGCTTTTGCCATAGAAAGTGCACATAAGAATATTACAACTACTACTTTACGCAGTATTTTGGAAATCATTTTTTAGTTTTTGTCGCTACAAATAACTAAAAAAAATAGCATGTTAACGTTAAGTTAACATTAATAAAAAATACTGCCTTGGCCAAAGGCAGTATAGTCATGATAAGGTAAGTCGACAAAAACTAAAAATTATAATGACGTTTCTCTTTAAAGATTTATCAAAAATGCAACTAAAAGCTAAATTTAATGTTTACTTAAAATTAAAAAAAGGTTAATAAATTTTTCGATTTAACTTTTAGTTAATGTTTCAGTAACTCAATCATAATTTAGAACTAACGTTCACTTTACAGAGGTAGAAATACATTTGTGGCGTAAAAAATTATGTTTTTAAAATGAAGAAATTTCTATTTATTACTTTATTAATTGTAAGTCAGTTTTTAGTAGCTCAAGATAAAGGTACATTAACAGGACTGTTAACAGATAAAGAAACTAATAATGAACCTTTGCCTTTTGCAAACATTATTATTAAAGGTACAAAAATTGGAACAACGTCAGATTTTGACGGTAATTACTTATTAAAAGTTCCTGCAGGAAACCATATTGTTGTTTTTAGTTTTTTAGGATATAAAGCTGTAGAGAAATCAATTATTATAAAAGCTGGGCAAACTGTAACCCTTAATCAATTAATGTCTGCAGAAGAAGGTGTTGCTTTAGATGATATTATAATTACAGCAACTACAAGTAAAGAAAAAGCTTCAGCGTTAATTTTAGAACAAAAGAAAGCAGTTTCTATCAAAACATCAATTGGTGCACAAGAACTTTCTATTAAAGGAGTATCTGATGCAGAAGGAGCTGTTACTAAAACTGCAGGAGTTTCTAAAGGATCAAAAAATGTAATTGTTAGAGGTTTAGGAGATCGTTATAACTCAACTACTTTAAATGGTTTGCCTTTACCTTCTGAAGATCCAGAATACAAAAATATTTCTTTAGATTTTTTTGATACAAGTGTTATCAAAAATATAGGAATTAATAAAGTTTTTACACCAGATTTATATGGAGATGTTGGTGGAGCAAATATTGATATTGTATCAAAAGAATTGATAAAAAGTAGTGTTTTAGATATTAGTGCTTCTTTAGGTGCAAATACGCAGACAGTTTCTAAAGATTTTTTAACAAT
It includes:
- a CDS encoding inorganic phosphate transporter is translated as MGDPYILMLIALTVLAIIDLVVGVSNDAVNFLNSAIGSKAIPVKKILIIASIGVFVGSVTSSGMMEVARKGIFVPGEFYFNEIMYIFMAVMITDILLLDVFNSLGMPTSTTVSIVFELLGAAVAMALIKIYTTDNGETFVNLGKYINTETATFIIFGILLSVVVAFSIGAIVQFISRLIYSFHIENRPSYINAIFGGFAITAITYFIVIKGLKGTPFKDNIDIYINGNIWLILAGGFVFWSLISQLLISIFKINILKLIIGIGTFSLALAFAGNDLVNFIGVPIAAWDSYAAWQKSGQAATEFSMAVLDKKVSANFIYLLIAGAVMVVTIWTSKKAKTVIETGINLSRQGEGHERFQPNTLSRLVVRAAMGINVGISAIVPKKTLAFVDSKFQKPVIELSRDKTYEMPAFDLIRASINLIVAGILISVGTSLKLPLSTTYVTFMVAMGTSLADRAWGRESAVYRVAGVLNVIGGWFMTALVAFVAAAIVAYLINLGGIVMVGILLLIVFSLIARNSVNLTKKTQEVKKQEYIERAELITINGVIEESADHISGVINRVNKLYTHVVNDLANHDLNKLRKTDKHVGKLNDEIDGLKDGVFYFIKSLDETSVQGSRFYIMVLGYLQDVAQSISYISRASYKHVNNNHKNLKKGQIKDLKTIDIELSELLTKEAKIFENRDLDDLNDLLIQKNELLKNVSESIEKQVARIRTDETSPKNTTLYFSILLETKDLISALINLLQTYEEFHLTTKQSK
- a CDS encoding porin; this encodes MISKILRKVVVVIFLCALSMAKAQEYKAGKFGKGLFYLEGEDASWTMKIGLRFQTLLINNWDATNGLSNSESSMLIRRSRLKFDGYAFSPKLVYKLEIGLSNRDQSGASQYTSGSPRYIMDAVIKWNFSGNFILWFGQTKLPGNRERIISSGDLQMVDRSLLNSRFNIDRDIGVQLRHKTKLSNKFLMKEIFSISQGEGRNVTTGNEGGYQFTGRVELFPFGNFSTKGDYKGSDLLFEKNSKLSVAFGYDLNMDAVRTRSNQGSYMNTDTGLYSTDISTLFIDAMYKYTGFSFMAEYANRNAEDAFAKNSDGSLTGDVVQVGNGLNLQSGYLLSKTLEVSARYTNISLDKNITGKGAENQYTLGFSKYIVGHKLKVQTDVSYTDIGFKENNLMYRLQLDIHF